The Alnus glutinosa chromosome 3, dhAlnGlut1.1, whole genome shotgun sequence nucleotide sequence TCTGTCATTTGTGAGATGAAAAGTAAGACTCAGAAAGGTTCCATATTGCTTAGAAAGGCCTAAATCGTTGTCAACTTCTTACATAGCCTTTTTTGTAAAAGCCAACGAACTATTGACTGAAATGGTATCTCTCATAAAAATAGGGCGGAGAATGAGGTTGTTTATTCAAGATCTGCTGGATGCAAAATTGCAAATGTAACTTaccagtaaaaaaaaataacattttttcttttaaacatgCCACCCAAGAGCACGAGGCAGGTATCATCCTTCTTTCTTGCCATGATTTAGCTTCCGCTTCGGGCCTTTtctggaaaaaagaaaagaaatacagGCTTTTACTATGAAAATGCAAGCATTGCTGAAATACCTCATGCATATTAAGTAGACTTGTACCATCACTCTCCGCTGAATTTCACAACTAACTTTGCCAGAGTTCAAGAGTTTACCTCTTTGTGGGTTTGCCAGTGGCACCAAACACACCCTTCATCAATGAGCTTATATCAACAGAGCGTCCCTTCATGATCTTATCATGGTAAATTTTGCTCCCAATCTCAATTATTTGTTCCTCCACTTCTTCCAGTGTTTGGTCCACATTGAGCTGAAGCTCCCCTTTCCTGATGACAGTTACACTGAAGCCATTTCCTTTGGCTTCCCGAAAAGCATCCTAGGGAGAGTTAATGACTGTTAACGAGAGCAAAAACAAGGTTTCCCATCTCAATagggaaaaagaataaataagaacccaaagaggaaaaaacaaattctttatTATACTTAATATGGGACAAGAAGGGAATTCTAGGCCCAGCGGTCAGCAAAACACAAAAGCTAAAGGGCATAACTGAAAGGAATACTTGAAAAAACACACGACTTTGATAAGTTAAGAGAAGGGGAAATCAAGCATCAGATGGCCTCGTGGTCCTCTAAGCATAAATGATATTCTGAGCATGGTCCTCTAAGCTGGTCCTTTAATAAAATGTATGGCCATCACCAACAAAGGTACTCAAATGATTTTAGAAATCATTAATATGGAAACAAATAAACTCCTTACTTTAGGCAGCCGTGGAACAACAAAGGCATGGCCATTTCCAAGCATGTCCAAATGAGCCTGAATGATATAACACAAATTTTTGCAGTCACCAACATCTTCAAAGGCAATCATATGATATGGCTTTGGTTCCAATTCAAGATCAGTAGCCATCTCCAATGAATAGAATCCAACCCTCTGTTCCCCATTATCAACTGTGTACAATTCGATGCACTGGAAAATGGAGAGAAGATAATCTGTAACTATATGGAAAAGGAATGTATACTAAAGCAGAAAATAAGGTCAATTCAGTGAAATGTTTTTACATGTTCTTAGTATTgacacttcttttttttggtaatgGGCAGATTCAGGTCAAAGTAGCAGAAAAGGCGAAATATATACATACCAAGACATGTGGGAGATCTAACCACCGCAGGtaatcttcttccttctcatctGCGTATTCACGGTATTTGCTCACTACAGCTTGGGGTCCAAACAATTCCATCTCTCTTTTTAGTTTGTTGAGCTTCTTTTCCATGAATTTCTTATTCCTTTCAGATACTTTTGTCATCAAGTCTGCTGCTTCCTGTATTTCTTTTTCGGTGATCCACCGATCTAAATCCTTCCCCACATCCTTCATAATTGATTTAACTTCGGGGTCAGTCTCTGCATTATAAGACTCCAAAAAACCACGGGACCATTTCTTTGTGTGTTGCCAATATTCCTTCCCTGACTGTTTTCCAGCTTTAACAGAACCATCACTGCCTTCAACTACtgtcttagaattttttggatcCCCATCatgaaattttttgtttggatcAAGGGCTGGCAAAGAAGCAGCAACATTTCCAGAGATGGGTGATTCTGTTgttttttgaattgaaaattcCTGGTCCTTCTTCATGGGGTATGAATTACCAGTGCTTTCAGCCAAAAATGCCTTCCTTTGTTCAAGGAAGTTATTGAGGAACTCAGGATTCTTTTCTACAGGAGGCACTTTCCAGCGTGGTATGATTTTTTCTGGTGGATCATACAAGCTGATACCATCTAgaggaagaggaaaaaaaaaactgtcagCACTGGTGCTTGAAAAACCTTCAAATTCTATTATATGAACTTAGCCACTACTTGGTGACTATGTAgaaccatttacaagtctacTAAATGGTTCCCGAGATCTTCATTCTTCATGTAGAAGTCTTTACGGGTTTCAGCATTAGGGGAATTTCATTGTGTTGTTGGTACTACTCATTTGGATTTAGTTATATTAGAAAACTAAAATATGTTGCTTCTACCTTAAGGAAATAAGGAGTGAATGAAAAATAACTGATTTAAGAACAAGTAACTACCTGCTCCATAATCAAGATTTTCAATGTTTGAATGGAGCCATTCATGCACTTTCGACAGCTTTTCATTCTCTTTCTCAACTTTCTTCTCAAGACCCCTAAAGAATGCTTGTTTATCTTCAGCATCCATCAAATGAAATGGATCCCGCCCCGCCAATTCATTTTCACGGACTTGAAAGACAATTTCTCTAAGACTATCATCTTCCATCCACTCAAGTTCACTATCATCTTCACTAAAACCAAGCTGTGAAATTTTGGTATTTATATTGAGCtgttcattatttttttctctagcAACCATGTAATTATCTTTGAATCCAACTCCAATCTTCTTTACTATGGGCTCAACTTCATGAAAATTTGTCTCTATCCAGTTTTCCATCTTTGCAGATGATCCTGCCTCTGTATTGATGTCATTACCTTCATGATTTAAGGGAGTTTGGGGCTTCTGAAGATCTCCCACTCCACATCCCAACTCAAAACCTTCAGAATCATCATTGCTGGCTGGGACAGATTCCTTCAGAGAAGCTTCACAAGCATTTGTGGAAGGTATAGAATTTGATGTTTGTCCTGAAATGGCAGCCACTTTGTCATGAACGTCCATTTTATGGCTTGTACTGCTACTAAGTTTCTCCTCACTTGGAAGCCTCAAAACAGCAGCACTTTCTTGCACAGTTTTGACGCATGATTCTATGCTAGGCTTTAGGCTGTCACGTTTTTCAGAAAGATAGTCTCTAGCTTCTTTTACTGATAGTATGACTCTTGGCTTTGTTCTGATAGAATTTTCCATTGACATACATGATTCATCATCAGGAGTATCAGAGAATTGGAAGACTTCTCGCGTGTCTGTTAACTGCAAAGCACTTTCACTATCTTTACAATCCTGCGTAGTGCTTTGCCTATAATCTGAAACTTCTCCACTTGGAGTACTACAGTCTTGCATATCCCTGTCCTCTATGGAAGTGACCATACTGAGAAATCCAGTATCATCAAATTTGGATTCGTCCAAAGTTCCCATCTTTACAGTTCCATAAATACCATGAGTCTGCCCTGAATTTCCATTTGGAAGATTAGTTAAAGACCCCTCATCCTCTTCACTATGCTTATTGACCAGATCTATCTCAGTAGATAGTTCATTATTCACAACctgcttttctttttcacctCTATCAGTCTCAATTTCCCTCGCACGCCTGGCCATTTGTCTGATTTCCTGAATTTTATTATCCAAGTCAGTAGATTTGGCAGTCAGAGTACCAGATGCGTGTCCTATTGACAATTTATCAGTGCGTGCCTTGGCTTTCAAAATACTACCCAAAAGTTCTTCCTTATCAAGCTTAGGCTTCTCAACAAACAGAGTGGGCGGTTCTGAAGTTTCTTGAACAACCTCCACGCTCACCTTCTCCAACATCTCTTTCTCCTTTCTCGACATTATCTTTCTCCTCATCATTTCTTTCTCAGCTTCCGTATGGTGAACCTCCTTATCCCCAAAAGTAAATAACTTCTTCACTGCccacaaaacaacaaatacaaacaaCACCGTTCTACCAACCCTCGGGAGCTTCGGGAGCAGCTCAGGCGGAAGAGTAAAAATCCGAATCGCCTTAACAAAACCAGACTCCGCGCCTTGAACAACAAACTTCGCCACCGAACTATTCCTTGGAATCACATCCTTCCCACTCTCCATCGCTCTAACCAAACTCTCGGCACGCAGAATTTTCAGGTTCACTTCCGCTGAGTCCTCCAATTCGCGTCGATCAACACGGCTTCTTCTTAAGATTTCATGCTCGTCAACCGAAACCCACTTGACATTCccttccaaatcctcaaaaacCGTAAAAATAGGACCCGTCCCAATACCCCAATCCTCGATATCTTTCTTATACTGGTCAACCCAATTCTCTAACTTATTCCACAATACAGATTCACCCAAACCTTTTGACTTGAATTCCTCCCTTCCACCATTTTCAGCTCCATCAACACCACCACCATGATCAGAGTCACGCCCTTTTGCACCACCAAAATTCAAATCATCTTTTAAAATACCGCTATCATCCGAAACAAGATTTGGTTTTTCGAAATCAGAGCTGGGTTTGTGACGCACCTGTTGATAATCAACGAGCTTCTTCCTCAGCGAGTTCCGGCGACTCGTGGGTCGGCCAAAATTTGCAAACACCTGGAACTTTCTGCTGTTACGTGATGTTAAATAGATTGGAAATGACGGGTTCTTGCGGAAATTCGAGCTGGGGATGTTGTACCTAAATGGGGTTCTCTTGCTCCAAGCTTTAATGGGGAATTTGGGAGAGAAAGGTGAAGTTCCTGGGAGAAGAAGAGGTATTTTAGGGTGTGGAGGAATGAGAACATCCATGGATTAAGACAGTTGACAGAGAGTGAAACGTAAAGAGCATAGCATTGGAGTGTCTTTGATAGAAGAGGTTTTGCAGACATCGCTAAAACCCATTTACCTACGTAACCTACCGGTGGAAGTTGATGATAAAGTCGATAAACGACGTCGTGCTAGGATCCACATGTAAAAATCTGAATACAAGACTTGTTCAGGAGGTTTATCAATGTCTCCAACAACCCAGGCTAATCAAATCTGAGACTAGTGTACCAATTTAATCCTAGTATAACAAGGGGCCCAATTGAAAAGGGTCAATTAACATATAGTACATGGACTTAATGggcttctcaaaaaaaaaaaaaaaaaagtaaaagaacaaCTATGCAAGCCCAAGAGTTGAGTCTCAACTATGAGACtggtatatataaatatttaattaaaatagagataAATTGTGAAGTTAGGATTCAAATTCATCATCTGctttaatattatgttaaatttttatttatcccaaaagtttataCCAATAgtaaattgtgaatttaattatttaagtaatattctaataataattttaatattttctaaaaataaggGTATCACATTATTAAATCCTTCTATTTCAAGCTATTTCAGTGTGTAAGCTTTAAATTGAGTAGATGCAGTAGCTGAGAAGGTTAAGCTACAATCATTCACAAGGCCTCAATTTGAATAGGACATTCCTAGTG carries:
- the LOC133864194 gene encoding uncharacterized protein LOC133864194 isoform X1 yields the protein MDVLIPPHPKIPLLLPGTSPFSPKFPIKAWSKRTPFRYNIPSSNFRKNPSFPIYLTSRNSRKFQVFANFGRPTSRRNSLRKKLVDYQQVRHKPSSDFEKPNLVSDDSGILKDDLNFGGAKGRDSDHGGGVDGAENGGREEFKSKGLGESVLWNKLENWVDQYKKDIEDWGIGTGPIFTVFEDLEGNVKWVSVDEHEILRRSRVDRRELEDSAEVNLKILRAESLVRAMESGKDVIPRNSSVAKFVVQGAESGFVKAIRIFTLPPELLPKLPRVGRTVLFVFVVLWAVKKLFTFGDKEVHHTEAEKEMMRRKIMSRKEKEMLEKVSVEVVQETSEPPTLFVEKPKLDKEELLGSILKAKARTDKLSIGHASGTLTAKSTDLDNKIQEIRQMARRAREIETDRGEKEKQVVNNELSTEIDLVNKHSEEDEGSLTNLPNGNSGQTHGIYGTVKMGTLDESKFDDTGFLSMVTSIEDRDMQDCSTPSGEVSDYRQSTTQDCKDSESALQLTDTREVFQFSDTPDDESCMSMENSIRTKPRVILSVKEARDYLSEKRDSLKPSIESCVKTVQESAAVLRLPSEEKLSSSTSHKMDVHDKVAAISGQTSNSIPSTNACEASLKESVPASNDDSEGFELGCGVGDLQKPQTPLNHEGNDINTEAGSSAKMENWIETNFHEVEPIVKKIGVGFKDNYMVAREKNNEQLNINTKISQLGFSEDDSELEWMEDDSLREIVFQVRENELAGRDPFHLMDAEDKQAFFRGLEKKVEKENEKLSKVHEWLHSNIENLDYGADGISLYDPPEKIIPRWKVPPVEKNPEFLNNFLEQRKAFLAESTGNSYPMKKDQEFSIQKTTESPISGNVAASLPALDPNKKFHDGDPKNSKTVVEGSDGSVKAGKQSGKEYWQHTKKWSRGFLESYNAETDPEVKSIMKDVGKDLDRWITEKEIQEAADLMTKVSERNKKFMEKKLNKLKREMELFGPQAVVSKYREYADEKEEDYLRWLDLPHVLCIELYTVDNGEQRVGFYSLEMATDLELEPKPYHMIAFEDVGDCKNLCYIIQAHLDMLGNGHAFVVPRLPKDAFREAKGNGFSVTVIRKGELQLNVDQTLEEVEEQIIEIGSKIYHDKIMKGRSVDISSLMKGVFGATGKPTKRKGPKRKLNHGKKEG
- the LOC133864194 gene encoding uncharacterized protein LOC133864194 isoform X2; amino-acid sequence: MDVLIPPHPKIPLLLPGTSPFSPKFPIKAWSKRTPFRYNIPSSNFRKNPSFPIYLTSRNSRKFQVFANFGRPTSRRNSLRKKLVDYQQVRHKPSSDFEKPNLVSDDSGILKDDLNFGGAKGRDSDHGGGVDGAENGGREEFKSKGLGESVLWNKLENWVDQYKKDIEDWGIGTGPIFTVFEDLEGNVKWVSVDEHEILRRSRVDRRELEDSAEVNLKILRAESLVRAMESGKDVIPRNSSVAKFVVQGAESGFVKAIRIFTLPPELLPKLPRVGRTVLFVFVVLWAVKKLFTFGDKEVHHTEAEKEMMRRKIMSRKEKEMLEKVSVEVVQETSEPPTLFVEKPKLDKEELLGSILKAKARTDKLSIGHASGTLTAKSTDLDNKIQEIRQMARRAREIETDRGEKEKQVVNNELSTEIDLVNKHSEEDEGSLTNLPNGNSGQTHGIYGTVKMGTLDESKFDDTGFLSMVTSIEDRDMQDCSTPSGEVSDYRQSTTQDCKDSESALQLTDTREVFQFSDTPDDESCMSMENSIRTKPRVILSVKEARDYLSEKRDSLKPSIESCVKTVQESAAVLRLPSEEKLSSSTSHKMDVHDKVAAISGQTSNSIPSTNACEASLKESVPASNDDSEGFELGCGVGDLQKPQTPLNHEGNDINTEAGSSAKMENWIETNFHEVEPIVKKIGVGFKDNYMVAREKNNEQLNINTKISQLGFSEDDSELEWMEDDSLREIVFQVRENELAGRDPFHLMDAEDKQAFFRGLEKKVEKENEKLSKVHEWLHSNIENLDYGADGISLYDPPEKIIPRWKVPPVEKNPEFLNNFLEQRKAFLAESTGNSYPMKKDQEFSIQKTTESPISGNVAASLPALDPNKKFHDGDPKNSKTVVEGSDGSVKAGKQSGKEYWQHTKKWSRGFLESYNAETDPEVKSIMKDVGKDLDRWITEKEIQEAADLMTKVSERNKKFMEKKLNKLKREMELFGPQAVVSKYREYADEKEEDYLRWLDLPHVLCIELYTVDNGEQRVGFYSLEMATDLELEPKPYHMIAFEDVGDCKNLCYIIQAHLDMLGNGHAFVVPRLPKSLTLPRMLFGKPKEMASV